From one Tissierellales bacterium genomic stretch:
- a CDS encoding LysR family transcriptional regulator, translated as MLEIYQLEQLLAFAKYGTLSKAAEELHLSQPALSRSMQKLEAELGVTLFERQKNKIILNQNGSLAVEYAERVLNQAKDMMERVQAFDRSQRTISVGSCAPAPLWSTIPLLSTLYPEMTISSDLKNTEVLLQGLKNRIYQFIILHEEINDSDIHCMKYGEEHLFLSLPPAHPLAERNGIYFEDIDGESFLLRSRIGFWNDLCLKKMPASHFLVQDDQFSFEELVKNSALPCFTSDLVIKRDGTPTNRVIVPILDPEANVSYYFICLIETKKKMEVVLHEIGRHML; from the coding sequence ATGTTGGAAATATATCAATTAGAACAATTACTGGCATTCGCTAAATATGGAACTCTTTCAAAGGCTGCTGAAGAGTTACATTTGTCCCAACCGGCATTAAGTCGTTCTATGCAAAAGCTAGAAGCAGAACTAGGTGTAACTCTCTTTGAACGCCAAAAGAATAAAATAATATTAAATCAAAATGGTTCCTTAGCAGTAGAATATGCGGAAAGAGTATTAAATCAAGCCAAGGATATGATGGAACGTGTGCAGGCATTTGACAGAAGTCAACGTACTATTTCCGTTGGTTCCTGTGCTCCTGCACCTTTATGGTCTACCATTCCACTGTTATCCACCCTTTATCCAGAAATGACCATATCCTCTGATCTGAAAAATACAGAAGTATTATTGCAAGGATTAAAAAATAGAATATATCAATTTATCATTTTACATGAAGAAATAAACGATTCAGACATACATTGTATGAAATATGGAGAAGAGCACTTATTTTTATCCCTTCCACCAGCCCATCCTTTAGCTGAACGCAATGGCATTTATTTTGAAGATATAGATGGTGAAAGCTTTCTTCTTCGGTCCAGAATTGGATTTTGGAATGATTTATGTTTAAAGAAAATGCCTGCTTCTCATTTTTTAGTTCAAGACGATCAATTCTCATTTGAAGAGCTAGTTAAAAACTCTGCGCTTCCCTGTTTCACATCGGATTTAGTTATCAAGCGGGATGGCACCCCCACAAATCGTGTGATTGTTCCAATCCTTGATCCAGAAGCAAACGTATCATACTATTTTATCTGTCTAATAGAGACAAAGAAAAAGATGGAAGTTGTTCTTCATGAGATTGGGAGACACATGCTCTGA
- a CDS encoding GNAT family N-acetyltransferase: MIFAIINIIRDFPTISEWTIGLLLLEPEERGRGLGIIIHEALVKWAGHLGAKRFSIGVIEDNNRAFKFWSNLGYAKIKEINMDIASKNQVVNLMMVEF; encoded by the coding sequence TTGATATTTGCGATAATTAATATTATAAGAGATTTTCCAACTATATCAGAATGGACAATTGGGCTATTGCTACTTGAACCAGAAGAGCGAGGTAGGGGATTAGGAATAATAATACATGAAGCATTAGTTAAGTGGGCAGGACATTTAGGAGCAAAGAGATTTAGTATAGGAGTAATTGAAGATAATAATAGAGCTTTCAAATTTTGGTCAAATTTAGGGTATGCAAAGATAAAAGAAATTAATATGGATATTGCATCAAAAAATCAAGTGGTAAATCTTATGATGGTAGAATTTTAA
- a CDS encoding aldo/keto reductase encodes MKYVTLNNGVKMPIEGYGVFQIQDPDQCEQCVSDALEIGYRLFDTASSYFNEEAVGNAIRKSGISREEIFVTTKLWVQDMGYENTLKAFETSLGKLRLDYLDLYLIHQPFGDYYDSWRAMEKLLKEGRIRAIGVCNFSQGRLVDLCMNNEITPAINQIEIHPFYQQQSAINIMKEYQVQPEAWGPLSEGQKDIFRNKVLEGIGSKYNKTVAQVILRWHIQRGVVVIPKTVHKERMIENRQIWDFELNEKDMYTISTMDIGYSEIINHNSACTAKWLNEWKIHE; translated from the coding sequence ATGAAATATGTTACTTTAAACAATGGAGTCAAGATGCCTATAGAAGGTTATGGAGTTTTTCAAATCCAAGACCCAGATCAGTGTGAACAATGTGTAAGTGATGCACTTGAAATTGGATATCGATTATTTGATACTGCATCATCATATTTTAATGAAGAAGCAGTTGGAAATGCAATTCGAAAATCAGGTATTTCAAGAGAAGAAATCTTTGTTACTACAAAGCTATGGGTTCAGGATATGGGATATGAAAATACTTTAAAAGCTTTTGAAACCTCTTTGGGAAAACTTAGACTTGATTATCTTGATTTATATTTGATTCATCAACCCTTTGGTGATTATTATGATTCATGGAGAGCTATGGAAAAATTACTAAAGGAAGGTAGAATCCGTGCTATTGGTGTTTGTAACTTTAGTCAGGGACGTTTAGTTGATTTATGCATGAATAATGAAATCACCCCGGCAATTAACCAGATTGAAATACATCCTTTCTATCAACAACAGTCCGCAATAAATATTATGAAAGAATATCAGGTTCAACCAGAAGCATGGGGACCCTTATCTGAAGGCCAGAAAGATATATTCAGGAATAAGGTTCTGGAAGGGATTGGTAGTAAGTACAATAAAACTGTTGCACAGGTTATTCTACGATGGCATATTCAGCGAGGGGTTGTGGTTATTCCAAAAACAGTTCACAAGGAACGTATGATAGAAAATAGGCAAATATGGGATTTTGAATTAAATGAGAAGGATATGTATACAATTTCAACTATGGATATTGGCTATAGTGAAATAATTAATCATAATAGTGCATGTACAGCAAAATGGTTAAATGAATGGAAAATTCATGAGTAA
- a CDS encoding aldo/keto reductase has product MEFVKLNNGVKMPVLGFGVFQVTDPKVCEQAVLDAISVGYRSIDTAQAYGNEAAVGNAIKKCGVPREELFITTKVWISNAGYEK; this is encoded by the coding sequence ATGGAATTTGTAAAATTAAATAATGGAGTAAAAATGCCGGTATTAGGATTTGGAGTTTTTCAGGTAACCGATCCAAAAGTATGTGAGCAGGCAGTGTTAGATGCCATTTCGGTAGGATACCGTTCTATTGATACAGCACAGGCTTATGGAAATGAAGCAGCAGTAGGAAATGCAATAAAAAAATGTGGTGTTCCAAGAGAAGAATTATTTATCACAACCAAGGTTTGGATTTCAAATGCTGGTTATGAAAAA